Proteins from a genomic interval of Plasmodium reichenowi strain SY57 chromosome 11, whole genome shotgun sequence:
- a CDS encoding hypothetical protein (conserved Plasmodium protein, unknown function) has product MRSKSISYFLFFKKNRKKNDSCDSVIISSNKNLSIQLSKGEDDEKNEINEEKSYIKNEDVYKKENLKKEKEKKENNKKKDKNEIVYDYHDISNDATSEYVNNYKVYEMNTCNIKKKRESFFKKINILQKYKNYKIRKAASTFHTIGHKTSFSGTDDEIENNQKKQKKYKIKISEWKDDKSHTFHKKNDILVFDKMDKNKKLKIDNNKSNQINIDNEEEVNKNYPMATNVQNYNIKYTSIDVINDEYIIDSNKPEGSIMSTDKKNNKLNYNNDIYDVDKSSDINKLGNIKKNKLDIITKTTHNINNNVNNIHNYMMYTNKENIKININHGNLNGKEQNNYDEERKAKVYEIFENGKKLEPNNININTEEHIHISEPSIPFDMKDHKNDINEKDIILKLMYNNNGIYFDDDDENHKNLLYRNKDTHLKHLNNKFNHNFILYNDREEGLNQKHAQKKLKKKNTILNKKENEDINHNSFKRHLSNTNICYKNKDDQIKNGSNKYNILNNDYSNEQEKNKNNDHITKNKRNQSASEVKSNNNDNHNNKKNNNFNININDSYSTNINRNQNVMINDANDVIKDVNVQENTQGDDEGGIINKYLINPIYNLFLRANEEIQNSNSTNNKLKMNNITKSYTNELQKTYKSMYDINDISNKRKINNKDIRGTNLYNTKLCNNKLYNSNPYNMIPYNINTYNNNNNKETCTSINIKHSENKYSFNKSHVNSYMKNTNNLPHRNAITLNNRNNEEYEKEKDRNITNGNNNYLVEYNNSCIPPPLKKMIPIDGVRNKSINKLNNVTNTQRISSVSYTNKNIDENSFDMSLINGIRESKYLNNNININGNTIGFNSSKLDNYHYESMNVNESYPLKNMMKNNYIQQNYDDKNNIFLVKNYEDTYSNIHNGIHENSMLKNYNLKKACTFHGYSRNQQKNMYTEENLNINQKKNYSHYHNNGTVLKPLVNTNNVAMNEFADINLSAQKRLHSLRSMEEDDNSMGNYRNKIYNNNNINNNNNNDNNNNNIYNDNEYCQYNNSYRFDHSDLKNMFPLNHQNSKLLTHSNNKNSFFNGINVESKHHLANPEIKTFAHNSYPILNQGLINCNPLQCLGYDSNQRNKHNVVYIKKNEYLNKNIGSIINVLKREGLRKFPTHNGKFESFSNMNNKNVYMEGLNIQDNVNNNNKESCDNVNNNNKESCDNVKHMRTKSLNFVSRESYGEHKSLDIYQECYVKNNKLINKVNDKKYEDNNNAYLNEDDNASMQFYEETNSNPYIVDQENSMKNYVNNVLYNNNNNYYVDSKNYDKSKENEENTSDDILNNENIHTLKDQEKKIQNDNEFISEQADIENIRNSQEEVYEKEHEPLWVINASNEEKKSYEELIYSDMSSNRVTKNKYNDINNVEVLLNEDNLLTIEKYKVQLEKENNMIDLYETVEENINTIKTENTNDINEEVRKQTKRESVNHINDTNINHIINEYPNDTYNFIKDIKCVHNNENNMYNSIEQYTFYNDTRNNHLVDKNNRNLIFEEEGLNELNFEEKKVYIENNTKDSHKGDSKTNDLTSLKNTICKSAKDHNEKNENTYVVRKGEKGIKRKVSMKKRNEKLNEENYINIYDKMDNHKQNDITKKEKDEENYILYNNVKVNYDEYIENGNKIKITGESLNVFYKENPNEEDSSTKKLNSTSKIKRANKGKTKKKNVITRVHKTKQKIDYVTNSFNKSSQSENSKIGKIGGRSKSLLTHSKKVSERNKNKIEKINDTNSKIIKGKKSNSQSKLGKDTKIRGKSKTGEYIKNKDLRKKSNEKNKTMIDNVNTINNSSVSNIKSKKHKLKKKKKKNISMENINKNITNEFCSMVTKGTVLLSNMSIKKIDNANSCTLNETLEENTLNYESNNNCSNSNLSKDKEKDRNILCNKYYTNEETSSLNRMDTSNKPEISNYYKEIQAINYILSNINNPNFLNSLELNDLINIEKKFINENIYINKQIIACNVKSEKSNDEMVEKNERKGDEEKGEDEKEIKEKENNNKEENQDDENNNKEENQDNENNNKEENEKNENGIIYDSRFSIIYLEHDLIYLKKNNLKVILNVLLSNVYSFFEIKLTILLLNFFISNNCPWSFSLFPLSLINKLIHKFSLKINKKVPKYKLENMSINSPNIPYTYLFICDGSNYLCINDNSLNNEVYENKMKLNNIIGYYHYINLNRLTYYLEKVNANFVYNHHIYE; this is encoded by the coding sequence atgagATCGAAATCCATTTCgtatttcttattttttaaaaaaaacagaaagaaaaatgatTCTTGTGATAGTGTCATAATATCTAGCAATAAGAATTTATCCATTCAATTATCGAAAGGTGAggatgatgaaaaaaatgaaataaatgaGGAAAAGagttatataaagaatgaagatgtatataaaaaggaaaatttaaaaaaggagaaagaaaaaaaggaaaataataaaaagaaagataaaaatgaaatagTATATGATTATCATGACATTTCAAATGATGCTACTAGTGAGTatgttaataattataaagtATATGAAATGAATACttgtaatataaaaaagaagagagaaagtttttttaaaaaaattaatattttacaaaaatataaaaattacaaaattaGAAAGGCAGCTAGTACCTTTCATACCATAGGACATAAAACATCTTTTTCTGGTACAGATGAtgaaatagaaaataatcaaaagaaacaaaaaaaatataaaataaaaatttctGAATGGAAGGATGATAAATCGCATActtttcataaaaaaaatgacaTATTGGTATTTGATAAGAtggataaaaataagaaattaaaaattgaTAACAACAAAAGCAATCAAATTAATATAgataatgaagaagaagttaataaaaattatcCTATGGCTACTAATGtacaaaattataatataaaatatacatcAATAGATGTAATAAATGACgaatatattatagatTCTAATAAACCTGAAGGTTCTATTATGTCTACagataaaaagaataataaacttaattataataatgatatatatgatgtAGACAAAAGCTCtgatataaataagttaggtaatataaaaaagaataaacTTGATATTATTACCAAAACAAcacataatattaataataatgtaaataatatacataattatatgatgtatacaaataaagaaaatataaaaataaatataaatcatgGAAATCTAAATGGAAAGGAACAAAACAATTATGATGAAGAAAGGAAAGCAAAAGtttatgaaatatttgaaaatggaaaaaaattagaacctaataatattaatatcaaCACAGAAGAACATATTCATATTAGTGAACCCAGCATACCATTTGATATGAAGGatcataaaaatgatataaatgaaaaagatataatattaaaattgaTGTATAACAATAACggtatttattttgatgatgatgatgaaaatcacaagaatttattatacagaaataaagatacacatttaaaacatttaaataataaatttaaccataattttattttatataatgatcGCGAAGAAGGGTTAAATCAGAAACACgcacaaaaaaaattaaaaaaaaaaaatactaTTCTTAACAAAAAggaaaatgaagatattaATCATAATAGTTTCAAAAGACATTTATCTAATACgaatatatgttataagAACAAAGATGatcaaattaaaaatgGTTCTAAtaagtataatatattaaataatgacTATTCTAATGAAcaggaaaaaaataaaaataatgatcatataacaaaaaataaaagaaatcAATCAGCAAGCGAAGTAAaatctaataataatgataaccacaataataaaaagaataataattttaatattaatattaatgattCATATTctacaaatataaatagaaaCCAAAATGTGATGATAAATGATGCAAACGATGTTATTAAGGATGTAAATGTGCAGGAAAATACACAAGGTGATGACGAAGGTGGtattataaacaaatatttaattaacCCTATTTACAATTTATTTCTACGTGCTAATGAAGAAATACAAAATTCAAATAGTACAAataacaaattaaaaatgaataatataacaaaaagTTATACAAACGAACTACAAAAGACATATAAAAGTATGTACgatataaatgatatatcaaataagagaaaaattaataataaagatatacGTGGAActaatttatataataccaaattatgtaataataaattatataattcaaatccatataatatgattccatataatataaacacatataataataataataataaggaaaCTTGTACCAGCATAAATATCAAACATTcagaaaataaatattccTTCAATAAATCTCATGTAAACtcatatatgaaaaatacaaataatcTTCCTCATAGAAATGCGATTACATTAAATAATAGAAACAATGAAGAATATgagaaagaaaaagatCGTAACATTACTAATGGGAACAATAACTATTTGgttgaatataataattcttgTATACCTCCACCACTCAAAAAAATGATACCAATAGATGGTGTGAGaaataaaagtataaataaattaaataatgtaaCTAATACGCAACGTATATCAAGTGTTTCATATACGAATAAGAATATTGATGAGAATTCATTTGATATGTCTTTAATAAATGGAATAAGAGAAtctaaatatttaaataataatattaatattaatggTAATACCATTGGTTTTAATTCATCTAAGTTAgataattatcattatgAATCTATGAATGTGAATGAATCTTATCCactaaaaaatatgatgaaaaataattatattcagcaaaattatgatgataaaaataatattttccttgttaaaaattatgaagaTACATATTCAAATATTCATAATGGCATACATGAAAATAGTATGctaaaaaattataatttaaaaaaagcGTGCACTTTTCATGGGTACTCTAGAAatcaacaaaaaaatatgtatacagaagaaaatttaaatattaatcaaaaaaaaaattatagccattatcataataatgGTACGGTATTAAAACCTTTGGTAAATACTAATAATGTTGCAATGAACGAATTTGCAGATATTAATTTATCGGCTCAAAAAAGATTACATAGTTTAAGAAGTATGGAAGAAGACGATAACAGTATGGGAAATTACAGaaacaaaatatacaacaacaacaacatcaataataataataataatgataataataataataatatatataatgataatgaatattgtcagtataataatagttaTCGTTTCGATCATAgtgatttaaaaaatatgtttcCATTAAATCATCAGAATAGCAAGTTATTAACAcatagtaataataaaaattcattttttaacGGAATAAATGTAGAATCGAAACATCATTTAGCAAATCCtgaaataaaaacatttgCACACAATAGTTATCCTATATTAAATCAAGGTTTAATAAATTGTAACCCCTTACAATGCTTGGGGTATGATTCAAATCAAAGGAATAAGCATAATGTAgtatacataaaaaaaaatgaataccttaataaaaacattgGCTCTATTATAAATGTTCTTAAAAGAGAAGGGCTAAGAAAATTTCCTACACATAATGGAAAGTTCGAATCATTTAgtaatatgaataataaaaatgtatatatggAAGGACTAAACATACAAGataatgttaataataataataaagaaagtTGTGataatgttaataataataataaagaaagtTGTGATAATGTTAAACATATGAGAACAAAAAGTTTAAATTTTGTAAGTAGAGAATCCTATGGCGAACATAAAAGTCTAGATATTTACCAGGAATgttatgtaaaaaataataaactTATTAATAAGgtaaatgataaaaaatatgaggataataataatgcCTATCTTAATGAAGATGATAACGCTAGTATGCAATTTTATGAAGAAACTAATAGTAATCCATATATTGTAGACCAGGAAAATAGtatgaaaaattatgtcaataatgttttatataacaacAATAACAATTATTATGTTGATTCAAAGAATTATGATAAATCTAAAGAGAATGAAGAAAACACATCagatgatatattaaataatgaaaatatacataCCTTAAAAGATcaagaaaagaaaatacaAAATGACAATGAATTCATTAGTGAACAGGCtgatatagaaaatataagaaattCTCAAGAAGAAGTATATGAGAAAGAACACGAACCTTTGTGGGTAATAAATGCATCtaatgaagaaaagaaaTCATATGAAGAATTGATATACAGCGATATGTCATCTAATCGTGTTAcgaaaaataaatataatgatataaataatgttgaggtattattaaatgaagataatTTATTAACTATTGAAAAATACAAGGTGCAattagaaaaagaaaataacaTGATTGATCTGTATGAAACGGTAGAGgagaatataaatacaattAAAACAGAAAATACGAACGACATAAATGAAGAAGTTAgaaaacaaacaaaaagaGAAAGTGTCAATCATATTAATgatacaaatataaatcatataataaatgaatatcccaatgatacatataattttataaaagatataaaatgtGTACATAACAATGAAAATAACATGTACAATTCTATTGAAcaatatacattttataatgatacacgtaataatcatttagttgataaaaataatcgAAATCTTATATTCGAAGAGGAAGGTTTAAATGAATTGAACtttgaagaaaaaaaggtatatatagaaaataataccAAGGATAGTCATAAGGGAGATAGCAAAACAAATGACTTAACATCTTTAAAGAATACCATATGTAAAAGTGCAAAAGAtcataatgaaaaaaatgaaaacaCATATGTGGTTAGAAAAGGCGAAAAAGGAATTAAACGTAAGGTTTCCATgaagaaaagaaatgaaaagctaaatgaagaaaattatattaatatatacgataaaatggataatcataaacaaaatgatattacaaaaaaagaaaaagacgaagaaaattatattttatacaacAACGTAAAGGTTAATtatgatgaatatatagaaaatggaaataaaataaaaataacgGGAGAATCATTAAATGTCttttataaagaaaatcCAAATGAGGAAGATTCTTCTACAAAAAAGTTGAATAGTACaagtaaaataaaacgTGCAAACAAAGggaaaacaaaaaaaaagaatgtTATCACAAGGGTAcataaaacaaaacaaaaaattgATTATGTTACAAATAGTTTTAATAAATCTTCCCAAAGTGAAAATTCAAAAATAGGAAAAATTGGAGGTAGGAGTAAATCATTATTAACACACAGCAAGAAAGTTAGTGAacgaaataaaaataaaatagaaaaaattaatgataCAAATTCaaagataataaaaggaaaaaagaGTAATAGCCAAAGCAAACTTGGGAAGGATACAAAGATTAGAGGGAAATCAAAAACTGgggaatatataaaaaataaagatttaagaaaaaaatctaacgaaaaaaacaaaacaatgatagataatgtaaatactataaataattcttcAGTGTCTAACATAAAAAGCAAAAAACataaattgaaaaaaaaaaaaaaaaaaaatatatctatggaaaatataaataaaaatataacaaatgaATTTTGTTCTATGGTAACAAAAGGAACCGTTCTATTATCTAATATGAGTATTAAGAAGATTGATAATGCAAATAGTTGTACATTAAATGAAACATTAGAGGAAAATACCTTAAATTATgaaagtaataataactGTAGTAATAGTAATTTATCTAAggataaagaaaaagatagaaatatattgtgtaataaatattatactaATGAGGAAACAAGCTCTTTAAACAGAATGGATACTTCAAATAAACCAGAAATAagtaattattataaggAAATCCAAGCAATTAATTACATATTAagtaatattaataatccaaattttttaaattcaCTCGAACTAAatgatttaataaatattgaaaaaaaatttattaacgaaaatatatatattaataagcAGATAATAGCCTGTAATGTAAAAAGTGAAAAATCAAATGATGAGATGGTTGAGAAAAATGAACGGAAAGGGGATGAAGAAAAAGGAGAAGAcgaaaaagaaataaaagaaaaggaaaataataataaagaagaaaatcaagatgatgaaaataataataaagaagaaaaccaagataatgaaaataataataaagaagaaaacgaaaaaaatgaaaatggtattatttatgataGCAGGTttagtattatatatttagaacacgatttaatatatttaaaaaaaaataatttaaaagtGATACTTAATGTTTTGCTGTCAAATgtatattccttttttgaaattaaattaaccatattattgttaaatttctttatatCTAATAATTGTCCATGGAGTTTCAGTTTATTTCCCCTTtcattaattaataaattaatacataaattCAGTTTAAAGATAAATAAGAAAGTTCCTAAATATAAATTGGAAAATATGAGTATTAACTCCCCAAATATTCCATATAcatatctttttatatgtGATGGAAGTAACtatttatgtattaatGACAATTCATTAAATAACGAGGTATATGAAAACAAGATGAAATTGAACAATATCATTGGATATTACcattatattaatttgaATAGATTAACATATTATCTAGAAAAGGTAAATGCtaattttgtttataaccatcatatatatgaatga
- a CDS encoding hypothetical protein (conserved Plasmodium protein, unknown function), with the protein MTSIKNVTGVRHNVFRLNAHKKIIYNRLRRFNWPPEDCSTIHPIEPYGKQFFVFNAFKRDVKFDNEMSTSVTPLLNSNNEKIASETVLCVCDFAKRPLMFLNYLDFKILQENIHKIKEGFRKLDENTEKENYLDTKFGLMLKYNINKTYGMQRVKKGEHNSWGMKKGVFRSRKT; encoded by the exons atgacatctataaaaaatgttacaGGTGTTAGGCACAATGTTTTCCGTTTAAATGCTCACAAAA aaattatttataatcGTCTCAGACGATTTAACTGGCCCCCAGAAGATTGTTCCACTATACACCCT ATTGAACCGTATGGAAAACAATTTTTCGTTTTTAATGCCTTTAAAAGAGATGTCAAGTTTGATAACGAAATGTCTACCTCAGTTACCCCATTA TTGAATTCTAATAATGAGAAAATTGCCTCTGAAACTGTTTTGTGTGTTTGCGATTTTGCGAAGAGGCCCTTAATGTTTTTAAACTATTTGGATTTCAAAATATta caagaaaatatacataaaattaaGGAAGGATTTCGAAAACTTGATGAAAACACAGAGaag gAAAATTATTTGGATACAAAATTTGGCTTAATGTTAAAgtacaatataaataagacTTACGGTATGCAGAGAGTTAAGAAAGGTGAACATAACTCCTGGGGTATGAAGAAAGGTGTATTTAGAAGTAGAAAAAcataa